From the genome of Ziziphus jujuba cultivar Dongzao chromosome 6, ASM3175591v1, one region includes:
- the LOC107430198 gene encoding protein SPIRAL1-like 5: MSRGGSYGGGQSSLGYLFGSDEKPSAPPSLPKIEPPYGIETSIDKPPESGSSSSGKQKASNNYQRAQGQNLGNFVTDRPSTKVKSVPGGDSSLGYLFGDK, from the exons ATGAGTAGAGGTGGAAGCTATGGTGGAGGGCAGAGCTCATTGGGCTACCTTTTTGGGTCAGATGAGAAACCAAGTGCACCGCCATCTTTGCCGAAAATCGAGCCTCCATATGGAATTGAAACCAGCATAGATAAGCCTCCGGAGAgtggttcttcttcttctggcaAACAAAAAGCTTCCAACAACTATCAGCGAGCTCAAGGCCAAAATTTGGGCAACTTTGTTACT GATCGTCCATCAACAAAAGTTAAATCAGTTCCAGGAGGAGATTCATCGCTTGGATACTTGTTTGGTGATAAGtga